The Burkholderia mayonis genome window below encodes:
- a CDS encoding UDP-N-acetylmuramoyl-tripeptide--D-alanyl-D-alanine ligase, protein MTMLTLREAAAMIPGATVLGDERVSFERVSTDSRTAGPGDLFVALKGEHFDAHDFVGDVAAHGASAAIVSRSPAEWNLPALKVADTRGALGALAHGWRMRFALPVVAVTGSNGKTTVKEMIASIFAAAAGADARLATAGNFNNDVGLPLTLLRLTAAHRLAVVELGMNHPGETGTLARIAAPTVALVNNAQREHQEFMATVEAVALEHAAVIHALGPDGVAVFPADDAYASIWRVAATGNRIVDFALHGAGRDTPAAVMGVLDGSRLAIDTPDGRIDVQLNALGEHNARNALASTAAALAAGVPLAAIKQGLEAFEPVKGRLQVTRVTVGSLAGATVIDDTYNANPDSMRAAIDVLAVQSAPRVLVIGEMGEVGDEGPAFHREIGAYARERGIDALYALGAATQPACEAYGAAARRFDDAAALTAALLAANVGAHATLLVKGSRFMKMERVVGALANETASGAAPGAH, encoded by the coding sequence ATGACGATGCTGACCTTGCGCGAAGCCGCAGCGATGATTCCCGGCGCGACGGTGCTCGGCGACGAGCGCGTGTCGTTCGAGCGGGTGTCGACGGACAGCCGCACGGCGGGCCCGGGCGATCTGTTCGTCGCGCTGAAGGGTGAGCACTTCGATGCGCACGATTTCGTCGGCGATGTCGCTGCGCACGGGGCGAGTGCCGCGATCGTGTCGCGCAGCCCGGCCGAATGGAATCTGCCCGCGCTGAAGGTCGCCGACACGCGCGGCGCGCTCGGCGCGCTCGCGCACGGCTGGCGGATGCGCTTCGCGCTGCCGGTCGTCGCGGTGACGGGCAGCAACGGCAAGACGACCGTGAAGGAGATGATCGCGTCGATCTTCGCGGCGGCGGCGGGCGCCGATGCGCGGCTCGCGACAGCGGGCAACTTCAACAACGACGTCGGCCTGCCGCTCACGCTGCTGCGCCTCACCGCCGCGCACCGGCTCGCGGTCGTCGAGCTCGGGATGAATCATCCGGGCGAGACCGGGACGCTCGCGCGGATCGCCGCGCCGACGGTCGCGCTCGTCAACAACGCGCAGCGCGAGCATCAGGAATTCATGGCGACCGTCGAGGCCGTCGCGCTCGAGCACGCGGCCGTCATCCATGCGCTCGGACCGGACGGCGTCGCCGTGTTTCCGGCCGACGACGCGTACGCGAGCATCTGGCGCGTCGCGGCCACCGGCAACCGGATCGTCGATTTCGCGTTGCACGGCGCCGGCCGCGACACGCCTGCCGCCGTGATGGGCGTGCTCGACGGCAGCCGGCTTGCGATCGATACGCCGGACGGCCGCATCGACGTGCAGCTCAACGCGCTCGGCGAGCACAACGCACGCAACGCGCTCGCTTCGACGGCGGCGGCGCTCGCGGCCGGCGTGCCGCTCGCCGCGATCAAGCAGGGGCTCGAGGCGTTCGAGCCGGTGAAGGGGCGGCTGCAGGTGACGCGCGTGACGGTCGGCTCGCTCGCGGGCGCGACGGTGATCGACGACACCTACAACGCGAATCCCGATTCGATGCGCGCCGCGATCGACGTGCTCGCCGTGCAGTCGGCGCCGCGTGTGCTCGTGATCGGCGAGATGGGCGAAGTCGGCGACGAAGGGCCGGCGTTCCATCGCGAGATCGGCGCGTACGCGCGCGAGCGCGGGATCGACGCGCTTTACGCGCTCGGCGCGGCGACGCAGCCCGCATGCGAAGCATACGGCGCGGCCGCGCGGCGCTTCGACGATGCAGCGGCGCTGACCGCCGCGTTGCTCGCCGCGAATGTCGGCGCGCACGCGACGCTGCTCGTGAAGGGCTCGCGATTCATGAAGATGGAGCGCGTCGTCGGCGCGCTCGCGAACGAAACCGCGTCGGGCGCAGCGCCCGGCGCACATTGA
- the mraY gene encoding phospho-N-acetylmuramoyl-pentapeptide-transferase: protein MLLALAQWLQGDASFLRLFTYLTFRAVMATITALVIGLVCGPWVIRKLTEMKVGQAVRKDGPQTHLVKSGTPTMGGVLILIGIAVATLLWGDLTNRFIWIVMLVTFGFGVVGWVDDYRKVVYKDPRGMSSREKYFWQSVIGLFAAVYLAFSVSEASNVRVFDLFMAWVRSGLSMGLPARADLMLPFLKSISYPLGVWGFIALTYLVIVGASNAVNLTDGLDGLVIMPVVLVGASLGVFAYVMGSAVYSKYLLFPHIPGAGELLIFCSAMGGAGLAFLWYNTHPAQVFMGDVGALALGGALGTVAVIVRQEIVLFIMGGIFVAETLSVMLQVTWFKYTKRRYGEGRRIFKMAPLHHHFELSGWKETQVVVRFWIITLMLCLFGLSTLKLR from the coding sequence ATGCTGCTGGCGCTGGCGCAATGGCTGCAAGGTGACGCAAGCTTTTTGCGCTTGTTCACGTATCTGACGTTCCGGGCGGTGATGGCTACCATCACGGCGCTCGTGATCGGTCTCGTCTGCGGTCCGTGGGTGATTCGCAAGCTCACGGAGATGAAGGTCGGTCAGGCGGTGCGCAAGGACGGCCCGCAGACGCACCTCGTGAAATCAGGCACGCCGACGATGGGCGGCGTGCTGATCCTGATCGGCATCGCGGTCGCGACGCTCCTTTGGGGCGATTTGACGAACCGCTTCATCTGGATCGTGATGCTCGTCACGTTCGGCTTCGGCGTGGTCGGCTGGGTCGACGATTATCGCAAGGTCGTCTACAAGGACCCGCGCGGCATGTCGTCGCGCGAGAAGTATTTCTGGCAATCGGTGATCGGCCTTTTTGCGGCCGTCTATCTCGCGTTCAGCGTGTCCGAGGCGAGCAACGTCCGCGTGTTCGATCTCTTCATGGCGTGGGTGCGAAGCGGCCTGTCGATGGGCTTGCCCGCGCGCGCCGACCTGATGCTGCCGTTCCTCAAGTCGATCAGCTATCCGCTCGGCGTGTGGGGCTTCATCGCGCTCACCTATCTCGTGATCGTCGGCGCGAGCAACGCGGTGAACCTGACCGACGGCCTGGACGGCCTCGTGATCATGCCGGTCGTGCTCGTCGGCGCGTCGCTCGGCGTGTTCGCCTATGTGATGGGCAGCGCCGTCTATTCGAAATACCTGCTGTTTCCGCACATTCCGGGCGCGGGCGAGCTGCTGATCTTCTGCTCGGCGATGGGCGGCGCGGGGCTTGCATTCCTCTGGTACAACACGCATCCGGCGCAGGTGTTCATGGGCGACGTCGGTGCGCTCGCGCTGGGCGGCGCGCTCGGCACGGTCGCCGTGATCGTGCGCCAGGAAATCGTGCTGTTCATCATGGGCGGCATTTTCGTCGCGGAGACGCTGTCCGTGATGCTGCAGGTCACGTGGTTCAAGTACACGAAGCGCCGTTACGGCGAAGGGCGACGCATCTTCAAGATGGCACCGCTGCATCACCATTTCGAGTTGTCGGGCTGGAAGGAAACGCAGGTGGTGGTGCGTTTCTGGATCATCACGTTGATGTTGTGCCTGTTCGGTTTGTCCACCCTCAAGCTGCGGTAA
- the murD gene encoding UDP-N-acetylmuramoyl-L-alanine--D-glutamate ligase, with protein sequence MFGDRQRPMVLVLGLGESGLAIARWCARHGCRLRVADTREAPPNLAELTAAGIDAEFVGDAFSPALLDGGIELVALSPGLSPLAENLAPLLAAAREQGIPVWGELEFFAQALNTLGANGYAPKVIAITGTNGKTTTTSLAGLLCERAGKQVAIAGNISPAMLDKLAEAIDAAALPDVWVLELSSFQLETAHTFAPDAATILNITQDHLDWHGGFAAYAAAKGRIFEPRTVRVLNRDDAEVMKFVPAAAADAPRAITFGLNEPAADGDFGLLRENGIAWLVEAVDRDAADAPTPSRRRKQEAAHPPDIALKRLMPADALRIRGLHNAANALAAYALARAIDLPAAPLLHGLREYRGEPHRVEVIATVDGVDYVDDSKGTNVGATVAALDGLAQRAVLIAGGDGKGQDFEPLAAPVERWCRAVMLIGRDVPAIRAALADTGVPLADHATLEAAVRAASALAQPGDAVLLSPACASLDMFRNYAHRADVFRSAVEDIALEKGTTL encoded by the coding sequence ATGTTCGGAGATCGGCAGCGGCCGATGGTGCTCGTGCTGGGGCTCGGCGAATCGGGCCTCGCGATCGCGCGGTGGTGCGCGAGGCACGGTTGCCGGTTGCGCGTTGCCGATACGCGCGAGGCGCCGCCCAACCTTGCCGAGCTGACGGCGGCCGGGATCGACGCCGAATTCGTCGGCGATGCGTTTTCGCCTGCGCTGCTCGACGGCGGGATCGAACTCGTCGCGCTGAGCCCCGGCCTGTCGCCGCTCGCCGAAAACCTCGCGCCGCTTCTCGCCGCCGCCCGCGAGCAGGGCATTCCCGTGTGGGGCGAACTCGAGTTCTTCGCGCAGGCGTTGAATACGCTCGGTGCGAACGGCTACGCGCCGAAGGTGATCGCGATCACCGGCACGAACGGCAAGACCACGACGACGAGCCTCGCGGGCCTGTTGTGCGAGCGCGCGGGCAAGCAGGTGGCAATCGCGGGCAACATCAGCCCGGCGATGCTCGACAAGCTCGCCGAAGCGATCGACGCGGCGGCGCTGCCGGACGTGTGGGTGCTCGAGCTGTCGAGCTTTCAGCTCGAAACCGCGCACACGTTCGCGCCCGACGCCGCGACGATCCTCAACATCACGCAGGACCATCTCGACTGGCACGGCGGTTTCGCCGCGTATGCGGCCGCGAAGGGGCGGATCTTCGAGCCGCGCACGGTGCGCGTGCTCAACCGCGACGACGCGGAAGTGATGAAGTTCGTGCCGGCCGCAGCCGCCGATGCGCCGCGCGCGATTACGTTCGGCCTGAACGAGCCTGCCGCAGATGGCGACTTCGGCCTTTTGCGCGAGAACGGGATCGCGTGGCTCGTCGAGGCGGTCGATCGCGACGCGGCCGATGCACCGACGCCGTCGCGCCGCCGCAAGCAAGAAGCGGCGCACCCGCCCGACATCGCGCTGAAGCGTCTGATGCCCGCCGACGCGCTGCGCATCCGCGGGCTGCACAACGCGGCGAACGCGCTTGCCGCGTACGCGCTCGCGCGCGCGATCGACCTGCCGGCAGCGCCGCTCCTGCACGGCCTGCGCGAGTACCGCGGCGAGCCGCACCGCGTCGAAGTGATCGCGACGGTCGACGGCGTCGATTATGTCGACGACAGCAAGGGCACGAACGTCGGCGCGACAGTTGCAGCGCTCGATGGCCTCGCGCAGCGCGCGGTGCTGATCGCGGGCGGCGACGGCAAGGGCCAGGATTTCGAGCCGCTCGCGGCGCCCGTCGAGCGGTGGTGCCGGGCGGTGATGCTGATCGGCCGCGACGTGCCCGCGATTCGCGCGGCGCTCGCCGACACCGGCGTGCCGCTCGCCGACCACGCGACGCTCGAAGCCGCGGTGCGCGCGGCGAGCGCGCTCGCTCAGCCGGGCGACGCGGTGCTGCTGTCGCCTGCGTGCGCGAGCCTCGATATGTTCCGGAATTACGCGCATCGGGCCGACGTGTTCCGCAGCGCGGTCGAAGACATCGCCCTGGAAAAAGGAACGACGCTATGA
- the ftsW gene encoding putative lipid II flippase FtsW, with translation MNWSDRLVSRFNNARDAGGGAPRTVARAASGAAAGGLASVVNGARPTRSRMLDFDYSLLWVSIALLGLGVVMVYSASIAMPDSPKYASYHDYAFLLRHVVSLVVAFVAAVIAFRVPVSTWDKYAPHLFLIALVGLVIVLIPHVGKGVNGARRWIPLGITNMQPSEIMKLAVTIYAANYTVRKQEYMQSFAKGFLPMAFAVGLVGALLLLEPDMGAFMVVAAIAMGVLFLGGVNGKLFGGLVATAVGTFTMLVWLSPWRRERIFAYLDPWDERYAQGKAYQLTHSLIAFGRGEWFGVGLGGSVEKLNYLPEAHTDFILAVIGEELGFVGVLVVILLFYWIVRRAFEIGRQALALDRTFAGLMAKGVGIWFGAQAFINMGVNLGLLPTKGLTLPLVSYGGSGILLNCVALAVLLRVDYENRVLMRGGKV, from the coding sequence ATGAACTGGTCCGACCGCCTTGTTTCCCGCTTCAACAACGCACGAGACGCGGGCGGCGGTGCGCCGCGCACGGTCGCGCGCGCGGCGTCCGGTGCCGCGGCGGGCGGTCTCGCGAGCGTCGTCAACGGCGCGCGCCCGACCCGCTCGCGGATGCTTGACTTCGACTATTCGCTGCTGTGGGTGTCGATTGCGCTGCTCGGGCTCGGCGTCGTGATGGTGTATTCGGCGTCGATCGCGATGCCCGATTCGCCGAAATACGCGTCGTATCACGATTACGCGTTCCTGCTGCGCCACGTCGTGTCGCTCGTCGTCGCGTTCGTCGCGGCGGTGATCGCGTTCCGCGTGCCGGTGTCGACGTGGGACAAGTACGCGCCGCATCTCTTCCTGATCGCGCTCGTCGGCCTCGTGATCGTGCTGATTCCGCATGTCGGCAAGGGCGTGAACGGCGCGCGCCGCTGGATTCCGCTCGGCATCACGAACATGCAGCCGTCGGAAATCATGAAGCTCGCGGTGACGATCTACGCGGCGAACTACACGGTCCGCAAGCAGGAATACATGCAGAGCTTCGCGAAGGGCTTCCTGCCGATGGCGTTCGCGGTCGGCCTCGTCGGCGCGCTGCTGCTGCTCGAGCCGGACATGGGCGCATTCATGGTGGTCGCTGCGATCGCGATGGGTGTGTTGTTCCTCGGCGGCGTGAACGGCAAGCTGTTCGGCGGTCTCGTCGCGACTGCGGTCGGCACGTTCACGATGCTCGTCTGGCTGTCGCCGTGGCGGCGCGAGCGGATCTTCGCGTATCTCGATCCGTGGGACGAGCGCTACGCGCAGGGCAAGGCGTATCAGCTCACGCATTCGCTGATCGCGTTCGGGCGGGGCGAATGGTTCGGCGTTGGCCTTGGCGGCAGTGTCGAGAAGCTCAACTATCTGCCGGAAGCGCATACCGACTTCATTCTCGCGGTGATCGGCGAGGAACTCGGCTTCGTCGGCGTGCTCGTCGTGATCCTGCTGTTCTATTGGATCGTGCGCCGCGCATTCGAGATCGGCCGCCAGGCGCTCGCGCTCGACCGCACGTTTGCGGGTCTGATGGCGAAGGGCGTCGGCATCTGGTTCGGCGCGCAGGCGTTCATCAACATGGGCGTGAACCTCGGCCTCCTGCCGACCAAGGGACTCACGCTGCCGCTCGTCAGCTACGGCGGCTCGGGCATTCTGCTCAACTGCGTCGCGCTTGCGGTGCTGCTGCGCGTCGATTACGAAAATCGCGTGCTGATGCGGGGAGGGAAGGTATGA
- the murG gene encoding undecaprenyldiphospho-muramoylpentapeptide beta-N-acetylglucosaminyltransferase, which yields MTSTQRTLMVMAGGTGGHVFPGLAVAHRMEAQGWRVVWLGNPAGMEATLVPKHGIPMEYVRFGGLRGKGLKTKFALPFNLLRACTQSLHALRRVQPDVVLGMGGYITFPAGLMTVLTGRPLVLHEQNSIAGLTNKVLAKLAKRVLVAFPGALPNAEWTGNPIRAELAHAEPPQARYAARSGKLKLLVVGGSLGAAALNEVVPRALALLAPDERPKVVHQAGAKHIDTLKENYEAAGLACGSDVELVPFIDDMAVAYANADLVICRAGAMTVAEIAAVGVAALFVPFPHAVDDHQTTNAEFLAEQGAAVLVQQRDLSAELLADWLRGQSRESLAAMAERSRSLAKPDATDEVAHVCAAVAGANLEGKQ from the coding sequence ATGACGTCGACTCAGCGCACGCTGATGGTGATGGCTGGCGGCACCGGGGGCCACGTGTTCCCGGGGCTCGCGGTCGCGCATCGGATGGAGGCGCAGGGCTGGCGCGTCGTGTGGCTCGGCAATCCGGCCGGCATGGAGGCGACGCTCGTGCCGAAGCACGGGATCCCGATGGAGTACGTGCGCTTCGGCGGGTTGCGCGGCAAGGGGCTGAAGACGAAGTTCGCGCTTCCGTTCAACCTGCTGCGCGCGTGCACGCAGAGCCTGCACGCGCTGCGCCGCGTGCAGCCCGACGTCGTGCTCGGAATGGGCGGCTACATCACGTTCCCGGCCGGCCTGATGACCGTGCTGACCGGCCGACCGCTCGTGCTGCATGAACAGAACTCGATCGCGGGCCTGACGAACAAGGTGCTCGCGAAGCTCGCGAAGCGCGTGCTCGTCGCGTTCCCGGGCGCGCTGCCGAACGCCGAATGGACGGGCAATCCGATTCGCGCGGAACTTGCGCACGCGGAACCGCCCCAAGCACGCTACGCGGCGCGCAGCGGGAAGCTGAAGCTGCTCGTCGTCGGCGGCAGTCTCGGCGCCGCGGCGCTGAACGAAGTCGTGCCGCGGGCGCTCGCGCTCCTCGCGCCCGACGAGCGGCCGAAGGTCGTGCATCAGGCGGGCGCGAAGCACATCGATACGCTGAAGGAAAACTACGAAGCCGCGGGCCTCGCGTGCGGCAGCGACGTGGAGCTCGTGCCGTTCATCGACGACATGGCGGTCGCCTACGCGAACGCGGATCTCGTGATCTGCCGCGCGGGCGCGATGACGGTCGCGGAGATCGCGGCAGTCGGCGTCGCAGCGCTGTTCGTGCCGTTCCCGCACGCGGTCGACGATCATCAGACGACCAACGCCGAATTCCTTGCCGAGCAAGGCGCAGCGGTGCTGGTGCAACAACGCGATCTGTCGGCCGAATTGCTCGCCGATTGGTTGCGCGGTCAGTCGCGGGAATCGCTCGCGGCAATGGCCGAACGTTCGCGCTCGCTCGCGAAGCCGGACGCCACCGACGAAGTCGCGCACGTGTGCGCGGCGGTGGCAGGCGCGAACCTGGAAGGAAAGCAATGA